A section of the Anabaena cylindrica PCC 7122 genome encodes:
- a CDS encoding putative toxin-antitoxin system toxin component, PIN family, with protein sequence MINKRRFVFDTNVFVSAFLFSQSKPHQALEKAQDIGIILLSAAVFSELQEVLSRPKFDRYITLERRRELIDNLVETIEFINVTEQINE encoded by the coding sequence ATGATAAATAAACGCCGATTTGTATTTGATACAAATGTTTTTGTAAGTGCATTTTTATTTAGTCAAAGTAAACCACATCAAGCATTAGAGAAAGCTCAAGACATAGGTATTATCTTGTTAAGTGCTGCTGTTTTTTCAGAGTTACAAGAAGTTCTATCAAGACCCAAATTCGACCGTTATATTACCTTAGAAAGACGGAGGGAATTAATAGATAATTTAGTAGAAACTATCGAGTTTATTAATGTTACTGAACAAATTAATGAATGA
- a CDS encoding DUF2726 domain-containing protein: protein MPFDYKPCLVVEFQSTYHDSHDARERDHKKLHLLKLAGVPLLYSRIKDFGLLHLYSQNEDVILNLFTGEKRENAKSLIRNYCEPTNLANVLAIV from the coding sequence GTGCCATTCGACTATAAACCTTGTTTAGTTGTAGAATTTCAATCTACCTATCATGATTCTCATGACGCACGAGAACGTGATCATAAAAAATTACATTTACTAAAATTAGCAGGAGTTCCCCTACTTTATTCAAGAATTAAAGACTTTGGATTATTACATCTTTACTCACAAAATGAAGACGTAATATTGAATTTATTCACAGGCGAAAAACGAGAAAATGCCAAATCCTTAATTAGAAACTATTGCGAACCAACTAATTTGGCTAATGTTCTTGCCATAGTTTAG
- the thiC gene encoding phosphomethylpyrimidine synthase, whose protein sequence is MRTEWVAKRRGQANVSQMHYARQGVITEEMQYVAKRENLPAELIRAEVARGRMIIPANINHTNLEPMAIGIASKCKVNANIGASPNSSNLQEEVDKLNLAVKYGADTVMDLSTGGGNLDEIRTAIINASPVPIGTVPVYQALESVHGTIENLTANDFLHIIEKHAQQGVDYQTIHAGILIEHLPLVRNRITGIVSRGGGILARWMLHHHKQNPLYTHFNDIIEIFKRYDVSFSLGDSLRPGCTHDASDEAQLAELKTLGNLTRKAWEHDVQVMVEGPGHVPMDQIEFNVRKQMEECSEAPFYVLGPLVTDIAPGYDHITSAIGAAMAGWYGTAMLCYVTPKEHLGLPNAEDVRNGLIAYKIAAHAADIARHRPGARDRDDELSKARYNFDWNRQFELSLDPERAKEYHDETLPADIYKTAEFCSMCGPKFCPMQTKVDADALTELEKFLAKEPVAQV, encoded by the coding sequence ATGCGTACAGAATGGGTAGCCAAGCGACGTGGACAAGCTAACGTATCGCAAATGCATTACGCCCGTCAGGGTGTGATCACCGAAGAAATGCAATACGTAGCCAAGCGGGAAAACCTGCCGGCTGAACTAATCCGCGCAGAAGTGGCACGGGGAAGAATGATTATCCCTGCGAATATTAATCACACTAACTTAGAACCGATGGCCATCGGTATCGCTTCTAAGTGCAAAGTTAACGCCAATATCGGCGCTTCTCCCAACTCTTCCAACCTGCAAGAAGAAGTTGATAAACTCAACCTGGCGGTAAAATACGGCGCTGATACCGTGATGGACTTGTCTACAGGTGGCGGTAATTTAGATGAAATTCGTACCGCAATTATCAACGCTTCACCTGTTCCCATTGGCACAGTTCCAGTTTATCAAGCTTTAGAAAGCGTTCACGGCACAATTGAAAATCTCACTGCTAACGATTTTCTCCACATCATCGAAAAGCACGCCCAGCAAGGGGTAGACTATCAAACTATCCATGCAGGAATTTTGATAGAACATTTACCTTTAGTCAGAAACCGGATTACAGGTATTGTCTCTCGCGGTGGCGGAATTTTGGCGCGGTGGATGTTGCATCACCACAAACAAAACCCCCTATATACCCATTTCAACGACATCATTGAGATTTTTAAAAGATATGATGTTTCTTTCAGTTTAGGCGACTCCCTGCGCCCAGGATGTACCCATGATGCCTCAGATGAAGCGCAATTAGCGGAACTGAAAACCCTGGGAAATCTCACCCGTAAAGCGTGGGAACATGATGTTCAAGTCATGGTGGAAGGTCCCGGCCATGTTCCTATGGATCAAATTGAGTTCAACGTCCGCAAGCAAATGGAAGAGTGTTCGGAAGCACCTTTCTATGTTCTCGGTCCTTTGGTAACAGATATTGCTCCTGGTTACGACCATATTACCTCAGCGATTGGCGCAGCTATGGCGGGTTGGTATGGAACGGCGATGTTGTGTTATGTAACTCCTAAAGAACATTTAGGTTTACCTAATGCTGAAGATGTGCGTAATGGCTTAATTGCTTATAAAATTGCGGCTCATGCGGCGGATATTGCTAGACATCGTCCAGGTGCTAGAGATAGAGATGATGAACTTTCTAAAGCTCGTTATAATTTCGATTGGAATCGTCAATTTGAGTTGTCTTTAGACCCAGAAAGAGCGAAGGAATATCACGACGAAACTTTACCAGCAGATATCTATAAAACGGCTGAGTTTTGTTCGATGTGTGGGCCTAAGTTCTGTCCAATGCAGACTAAGGTTGATGCTGATGCTTTGACTGAGTTGGAGAAATTTTTGGCAAAAGAACCTGTAGCGCAGGTTTAA
- a CDS encoding NADAR family protein: MVAALKLPESRTYNRQDCITFRKTAERFGGLSNMAGGYPLFVNGVRILTSEALYQACRFPHIPDVQRLIIAERSPMTAKMRSKPYRDNSRVDWDLVRTKIMRWCLQVKLIQNWEKFSSLLLETENQPIVEDSRKDDFWGAKPVDEEILIGINVLGRLLMQLREQVKTGEITSQTIVRPLSIPNFLLYEREINPVSTDGECYLDSNVEVSVEVENEVASQLTPEVVLLSEDKYEIVGNKNDTANSIIEIKNDFNKYDAFHIVLPHIEELLNTECTDKELAKRLNIPLTLMRTWLERAVKLGKISKLRKPVRYVLECQLSLLNQM; the protein is encoded by the coding sequence ATGGTAGCAGCATTAAAGCTTCCTGAATCAAGAACATATAATAGGCAAGATTGTATTACTTTTCGCAAAACAGCTGAAAGATTTGGTGGATTATCCAACATGGCAGGAGGATACCCATTATTTGTCAACGGTGTTAGGATTCTTACTTCTGAAGCATTGTATCAAGCCTGTCGTTTTCCTCATATACCTGACGTACAGCGTTTAATAATTGCTGAACGAAGTCCCATGACAGCAAAAATGAGGAGTAAGCCTTATCGTGATAATTCCCGTGTTGACTGGGATTTAGTTCGGACAAAAATTATGCGCTGGTGCTTACAGGTAAAGCTCATTCAGAATTGGGAAAAATTTAGTAGTCTCTTACTTGAGACAGAAAATCAACCAATTGTTGAAGACTCGAGAAAAGATGATTTTTGGGGAGCTAAACCAGTAGATGAAGAAATCCTTATTGGAATAAATGTTCTCGGTCGATTACTAATGCAATTAAGAGAACAGGTCAAAACCGGAGAAATTACTTCCCAAACAATTGTAAGACCTCTATCAATTCCAAACTTTCTACTTTATGAGCGAGAAATAAATCCAGTATCAACAGATGGCGAATGTTATCTAGATAGCAACGTAGAAGTTTCAGTTGAAGTTGAGAACGAAGTAGCTAGTCAACTAACTCCAGAAGTAGTTTTACTGAGTGAGGATAAATATGAGATAGTTGGTAACAAAAATGATACTGCAAATAGCATTATTGAAATTAAGAATGATTTTAACAAATACGATGCTTTCCATATAGTGTTACCTCATATTGAGGAGTTGTTGAATACAGAATGTACGGATAAAGAGTTAGCTAAACGTTTAAATATTCCTTTAACTTTAATGCGTACTTGGTTAGAAAGAGCAGTAAAACTAGGTAAGATTTCAAAGCTTCGTAAACCCGTTAGATATGTTTTAGAGTGCCAATTATCTTTACTTAACCAAATGTAG
- a CDS encoding putative toxin-antitoxin system toxin component, PIN family → MNECRDPKDNKYLELAVSGKAQCIITGDEDLLILHPFKQIDILSVQKFLDEI, encoded by the coding sequence ATGAATGAATGTCGAGATCCTAAAGATAATAAATACCTAGAATTAGCTGTTAGTGGCAAAGCTCAATGTATTATTACGGGTGATGAAGATTTGCTGATTCTTCACCCATTTAAACAGATTGATATTTTATCGGTTCAGAAATTTTTGGATGAAATTTAA
- a CDS encoding alpha/beta hydrolase: protein MAYLITKRIVWTKLVCGFFGIGLLPALTAYPVLGAERLTLSVGILEESIPIYSLEKYAKTGEIDDDLAVYTKYANKTQLTRLRTVLVTPIPLNIVNISQFFYTSIGERLLERLGEVIQTESRLSGFYAIRAALILAAAEPNNLTLLNILRKFPARSISINLDRSLEIAATLQDLVNKTQNAVALINQQSQLKSTPSNLTSGLSADIKTPGKFTWQKQTITLNDQSRNRTFPADIYLPNVSNPRSIVVISHGLGSDRSSFAYLAEHLAQSGFVVAVPEHPGSSSEQLQALLAGKSQTVTSPREFIDRPLDVKYLLDELTRLSQNNPVFQGRLNLQQIGVIGQSFGGYTALALAGARINFEQLKKDCPYINNTLNLSLLLQCLAINLPNTEYNLFDPRVKAIIAINPVNSSIMGSASLSQIKIPVMMISGSADTIAPALPEQIIPFTWLTTPNKYLMLINSGTHFSTIAESPNTVVPVPTQVIGLYPALARSYVKALSVPFLQTYIAEQQSYLPYLSADYVNTISQQPLPLSLVKSLTLEELQEAFK from the coding sequence ATGGCTTATCTCATAACTAAACGGATTGTTTGGACTAAATTAGTTTGTGGGTTTTTTGGTATAGGTTTATTACCTGCACTAACTGCTTATCCTGTTTTAGGTGCAGAGCGATTAACCCTTTCTGTCGGCATTTTAGAAGAATCTATACCGATTTATTCACTAGAAAAATATGCCAAAACAGGCGAAATAGATGATGATTTAGCCGTGTATACTAAGTATGCCAATAAAACACAACTAACTCGACTGCGAACAGTTTTAGTAACTCCTATTCCCTTGAATATAGTAAATATTTCGCAATTTTTTTATACATCAATTGGTGAGAGATTATTAGAAAGATTGGGAGAAGTTATTCAAACAGAATCTCGTTTATCAGGATTCTATGCAATTAGAGCAGCACTCATTTTAGCAGCGGCAGAGCCAAATAATTTGACGCTTTTAAATATATTACGCAAATTTCCCGCCAGATCAATCTCAATTAATTTAGACCGCAGCTTAGAAATTGCAGCAACATTACAGGATTTAGTAAATAAAACCCAAAATGCAGTAGCACTAATTAATCAACAATCCCAACTAAAATCAACCCCATCTAATTTGACTTCTGGACTTTCAGCAGATATCAAAACACCAGGAAAATTTACTTGGCAAAAGCAAACTATCACACTTAATGACCAATCTCGCAACCGCACTTTTCCTGCCGATATCTATTTACCTAATGTTTCAAATCCGCGTTCAATTGTTGTCATCTCCCACGGACTTGGTTCTGATAGAAGTAGTTTTGCTTACCTCGCTGAACATCTTGCTCAATCAGGCTTTGTAGTTGCTGTTCCAGAGCATCCTGGTAGTAGTTCAGAACAATTGCAAGCTCTATTAGCAGGAAAATCACAGACAGTAACTAGCCCCAGAGAGTTTATTGATAGGCCGTTAGATGTGAAGTATTTATTAGACGAACTAACTCGGTTATCTCAAAATAACCCAGTATTTCAAGGGCGTTTAAATCTACAACAAATAGGAGTTATCGGACAATCTTTTGGTGGCTATACAGCTTTAGCATTAGCAGGGGCAAGGATTAATTTTGAGCAATTAAAAAAAGATTGCCCATATATAAACAATACACTAAATCTTTCCCTCTTACTTCAATGTTTAGCGATAAATCTACCAAATACAGAATATAATTTATTCGACCCAAGAGTTAAAGCAATAATTGCAATTAACCCTGTTAACAGTAGTATTATGGGGTCAGCTAGTCTCAGCCAAATTAAAATTCCAGTGATGATGATATCTGGCAGTGCAGATACCATTGCTCCAGCTTTACCAGAACAAATTATACCCTTTACCTGGTTAACAACACCAAATAAGTATTTAATGCTGATCAATAGTGGCACACACTTTTCTACTATTGCAGAATCACCGAATACAGTTGTGCCTGTTCCTACACAGGTAATTGGTTTATATCCCGCATTGGCACGTAGCTATGTCAAAGCTTTAAGTGTTCCTTTCTTGCAAACCTATATAGCTGAACAGCAGAGTTACCTGCCCTACTTAAGTGCAGATTACGTTAATACTATTAGTCAGCAACCGCTACCATTGAGTTTAGTTAAATCTCTGACGCTAGAGGAACTTCAAGAAGCATTTAAATAA
- a CDS encoding phosphodiester glycosidase family protein, whose translation MPISKMDRRSFLFLGGATLAQGLTLALPTTAQTVQVKKSKVNGIPFYQTIVDLTDPNTFMTIGLANNATLANTMQKTSGDEDFNNMVARSRATVVANGTFFAKNAQKTVMGNMVAGGKFLKYSQWENFGTTLGLGIGNKPEMVTARVDGKPEWNQHWFSITCGPRLLRKGQIWLNPTIEGFKDPAVLGTGARTAIGFSKDGTKLFLVNFEINLNLQQEAQAMKVIGCYEAMNLDGGASRALATNGKILVPAGRKLTNVIVVYDASNPAPTHFKQAWERFQKSGVSGKGGVEWLIS comes from the coding sequence ATGCCAATTTCTAAAATGGATCGCAGGTCTTTTTTATTTCTGGGGGGTGCTACCTTAGCTCAAGGACTCACACTGGCATTACCTACCACCGCCCAAACTGTACAAGTAAAGAAAAGCAAAGTCAACGGTATTCCTTTCTATCAAACTATTGTAGACCTCACTGACCCCAACACTTTCATGACCATTGGTTTGGCAAATAATGCAACTTTAGCTAACACCATGCAGAAAACCAGCGGTGATGAAGATTTTAACAACATGGTTGCCCGTTCTCGTGCAACTGTCGTTGCTAATGGTACATTTTTTGCCAAAAATGCCCAAAAAACAGTTATGGGTAATATGGTGGCAGGAGGCAAATTTCTCAAATACAGTCAGTGGGAAAACTTTGGTACTACATTGGGTTTGGGTATTGGGAATAAACCCGAAATGGTGACAGCACGAGTTGACGGAAAACCAGAATGGAATCAACATTGGTTTTCTATCACCTGTGGTCCTAGACTGTTGCGAAAAGGTCAAATTTGGCTGAACCCAACGATTGAGGGTTTTAAAGATCCTGCGGTTTTAGGTACTGGTGCAAGGACAGCAATTGGTTTTTCTAAAGATGGTACAAAGCTGTTTTTGGTTAATTTTGAAATTAATCTCAATTTACAGCAAGAAGCCCAAGCAATGAAAGTCATAGGCTGCTATGAAGCGATGAATTTAGATGGGGGAGCATCGAGAGCTTTAGCAACTAATGGTAAAATTTTAGTCCCAGCGGGGAGGAAGCTAACAAATGTTATTGTAGTTTATGATGCTAGTAATCCAGCGCCCACTCATTTCAAACAGGCGTGGGAAAGATTTCAAAAAAGTGGCGTATCCGGTAAAGGTGGAGTTGAATGGCTTATCTCATAA
- a CDS encoding GxxExxY protein yields the protein MNTNHRGTEDTEVRDLGQDMNELTGEVIGAAIEVHRVLGPGFLEEVYKEALVVEFMIRGIHHEIEKSISLTYKGHDVGRGRLDFLVADFLVVELKAVQNLAPIHEAQLLSYLKITNLSLGLLINFNVPLLKDGIKRIIL from the coding sequence ATGAATACGAACCACAGAGGCACAGAGGACACAGAGGTAAGAGATTTGGGGCAGGATATGAATGAGCTTACGGGGGAGGTTATTGGGGCTGCAATTGAGGTACACCGGGTTTTGGGTCCTGGTTTTTTGGAGGAAGTGTATAAGGAGGCACTGGTTGTTGAATTTATGATTCGGGGTATACATCATGAAATTGAAAAATCAATAAGTTTGACATATAAAGGACATGATGTAGGTAGAGGTAGATTGGATTTTTTAGTTGCAGACTTTTTAGTTGTGGAATTAAAAGCTGTACAAAACCTAGCACCCATTCATGAAGCTCAACTTTTGTCCTACCTTAAAATCACTAACCTTTCTTTAGGTCTTCTCATCAACTTTAACGTTCCCCTTCTCAAAGACGGCATCAAACGCATCATCCTTTAA
- a CDS encoding IS4 family transposase — MPNRVKILKEKFSQSVGLPFAELLPESVINESIQELNLKYHQRIFSPVVRIWAFLSQVLDVDKSCQNIVSRVIAWLSTTGAELPSTNTSAYCQARERLPEKLLSKLFSKIGMGLEEKVSQQQLWCGRSVKIIDGSTVSMPDTKSLQEEYPQQKSQKQGCGFPVAKICVLFSLATGAAWEVVIDKLNVHDIKLGRNLYKFLNPGDVLLGDRAFCAYGDIFCLKNQGCDVVCRKNQKRKSHPVEGEITNASDRQVIWYKPKTRPAGMSLEDYRSLPKSLVVREVTYSINIPGFRTENVTLITTLLDTNTYSLEKLAELYGLRWQVELDLRHLKTTLNMDILRCKSPAMIRKEIYVFLLAYNLLRSLMWNAGNLYGVNPLSLSLQRSRQMFINFIPTFLSVQSKYLRHYYLTLLKLLVHQSLPFRPNRIEPRVQKRRPKAYPFMQKPRKLLRRTLIKDNLSVFS; from the coding sequence ATGCCAAATCGAGTGAAAATTCTCAAGGAAAAATTTAGTCAAAGTGTGGGATTACCCTTTGCAGAATTACTACCGGAATCGGTAATTAATGAGAGTATTCAAGAATTAAATCTAAAATATCACCAAAGAATATTTTCACCAGTAGTAAGGATATGGGCATTTTTATCGCAAGTGCTGGATGTAGATAAAAGTTGCCAAAATATAGTGAGTAGAGTAATAGCATGGTTGAGTACGACAGGAGCAGAATTGCCATCAACAAATACAAGTGCATATTGTCAAGCCAGAGAAAGATTACCAGAGAAATTATTGTCAAAATTATTTTCTAAAATAGGAATGGGGTTAGAGGAAAAAGTATCGCAGCAACAGTTGTGGTGTGGTAGGTCAGTGAAAATAATTGATGGTTCCACTGTGTCAATGCCAGATACAAAAAGTTTGCAGGAAGAGTATCCACAGCAGAAAAGCCAGAAACAGGGGTGCGGTTTTCCGGTAGCGAAAATATGCGTGTTATTTTCACTGGCTACAGGTGCAGCATGGGAAGTAGTAATAGATAAATTAAATGTACACGATATCAAACTAGGAAGAAATTTATATAAATTTTTGAATCCAGGAGATGTGCTGTTAGGAGATAGAGCCTTTTGCGCTTATGGGGATATCTTTTGTTTAAAAAATCAAGGATGCGATGTAGTTTGTCGGAAGAATCAAAAGCGTAAAAGTCACCCGGTGGAAGGAGAGATTACCAATGCATCAGACAGACAAGTAATTTGGTACAAACCGAAAACTAGACCTGCGGGAATGAGTCTAGAAGACTACAGGAGTTTACCAAAAAGTTTAGTTGTCAGAGAAGTGACATATTCGATAAATATCCCTGGTTTTCGCACAGAAAATGTGACGCTAATTACGACTTTATTAGATACAAATACATATTCTCTAGAAAAACTGGCGGAACTCTATGGTTTACGCTGGCAAGTTGAGTTGGATTTAAGGCATCTTAAAACCACTCTAAATATGGATATTTTGAGATGTAAATCTCCAGCAATGATTCGCAAAGAAATCTATGTATTTTTGTTAGCATACAACCTATTGCGAAGTTTGATGTGGAATGCTGGAAATCTTTATGGAGTTAATCCTCTATCTCTTTCTCTACAACGCTCTCGGCAGATGTTTATTAACTTTATTCCTACATTTTTATCGGTACAATCCAAATACCTTCGTCACTATTATTTGACTTTACTAAAACTGCTGGTTCATCAGTCCTTACCCTTTCGACCTAATCGCATTGAACCCAGAGTTCAAAAACGCCGTCCTAAAGCTTATCCCTTTATGCAAAAACCTCGGAAATTACTCCGAAGGACACTAATTAAAGACAATTTATCTGTCTTTTCTTAG
- a CDS encoding DUF2726 domain-containing protein encodes MSVKPKRLVNPYEERMLEFLQTCLDDNYKIHTQVSLCQFCELGSSLDSKLRNFFFSSSVDALITNKDYKPNGTKKRDQKSRITL; translated from the coding sequence ATGTCTGTAAAACCTAAAAGACTCGTTAACCCTTACGAAGAAAGAATGCTAGAGTTTCTGCAAACCTGTTTAGATGATAATTATAAAATTCATACACAGGTAAGCTTATGCCAATTTTGTGAATTAGGTAGCAGCCTTGATAGTAAGCTCAGAAACTTCTTCTTTAGCTCCAGCGTAGACGCTCTCATCACAAACAAAGACTATAAACCGAATGGCACTAAGAAAAGAGATCAAAAATCTCGAATCACGCTCTAG
- a CDS encoding type II toxin-antitoxin system PemK/MazF family toxin translates to MSSPKRGEVWLVDLGYVAKVRPCLVISIPALDQDRALATLVPHTTSSRGSRFEVQVKTNFLREGVFDVQNIITIPHAKLLRKLGNITPEQMVDLEQVLLFWLGFNEKNAQDDNG, encoded by the coding sequence ATGAGTAGTCCTAAACGGGGAGAAGTTTGGCTAGTAGATTTAGGTTATGTGGCGAAAGTCAGACCATGTTTAGTAATTAGTATTCCTGCATTAGATCAAGATCGTGCATTAGCGACTCTTGTTCCACACACAACAAGTTCGCGCGGTTCAAGATTTGAGGTACAAGTCAAAACTAATTTTCTTCGGGAAGGAGTATTTGATGTGCAGAATATCATCACAATTCCTCATGCAAAGCTTTTACGCAAATTGGGAAATATAACACCAGAACAAATGGTGGATTTAGAACAGGTGCTGCTCTTTTGGCTGGGATTTAACGAAAAAAATGCTCAAGATGATAATGGTTAG
- a CDS encoding phosphoribosyltransferase-like protein — protein sequence MSNQRQILLNSIATTIADYRQGEIAVIDPNHVDKWVRQFDQFGFDENTQQAILEQMDRILKNYYISHSIAQDFITKVLTSEKLFGSKHADIIRKVHFLQIQTKGNSQNDLLNLTDQCLQNLYGLNLEDCGKLPVIYIYLDDCLYSGNTVRRDIESWLPNAIEGTTLHLIFFGFYTSGYEYSKKIIEEKGKVKNITVKFWRLHEFHNDRWKSSKFDCFWTKESSEGTKDELVNKFVQEVNEDRKKTGKSLPSLFRPNNVPSEDNIFSSPTDREVIESAFLKAGAYIVSLPKNLNSSMRPLGYDYLKSLGFGAIFVTYRNIANNCPLALWWGDPNKAYPLNAWYPLFPRIVNEHYSNP from the coding sequence ATGTCCAACCAGCGTCAAATTCTTCTTAATTCTATAGCAACGACAATTGCCGATTATAGACAAGGTGAAATTGCTGTTATTGATCCAAACCACGTAGACAAATGGGTGAGGCAGTTTGATCAATTTGGCTTTGATGAAAATACTCAGCAGGCTATTCTTGAGCAAATGGATCGTATTCTCAAGAATTACTACATTTCTCATAGTATAGCTCAAGATTTCATTACCAAGGTTTTGACTTCTGAAAAACTTTTTGGATCTAAGCATGCTGATATAATACGCAAGGTTCATTTTTTACAAATTCAAACTAAAGGAAATAGTCAAAATGATCTACTAAATCTCACTGATCAATGTTTACAGAATTTGTATGGTCTTAATCTTGAAGATTGCGGCAAATTACCAGTCATATATATTTATTTAGACGATTGCTTATATTCTGGAAATACAGTAAGGCGTGATATTGAGTCCTGGTTGCCTAATGCTATTGAAGGAACAACATTACATTTAATATTTTTTGGATTTTATACTAGTGGATATGAATATTCAAAAAAAATAATTGAAGAAAAAGGTAAAGTAAAGAATATTACAGTAAAATTTTGGCGACTACATGAATTTCATAATGATCGTTGGAAATCATCAAAGTTTGACTGCTTTTGGACAAAGGAATCTTCTGAAGGTACTAAGGATGAATTAGTGAATAAATTTGTTCAAGAAGTAAATGAAGATCGCAAGAAAACAGGCAAATCACTACCATCTTTATTTCGTCCTAATAATGTACCAAGTGAAGACAACATATTTTCTTCACCTACTGATCGTGAAGTTATTGAGTCTGCGTTTCTAAAAGCTGGTGCGTACATTGTCTCATTGCCAAAAAATCTGAATTCAAGTATGCGACCATTAGGGTATGACTATCTTAAGTCACTGGGATTTGGCGCAATTTTTGTAACATATCGTAATATTGCTAATAACTGCCCGTTGGCATTATGGTGGGGTGATCCTAATAAAGCTTATCCACTAAATGCGTGGTATCCCCTGTTTCCTAGAATAGTTAATGAACATTACTCCAATCCCTGA
- a CDS encoding alpha-ketoacid dehydrogenase subunit beta, with amino-acid sequence MAETLFFNALREAIDEEMARDSSVFVLGEDVGQYGGSYKVTKDLYEKYGELRVLDTPIAENSFTGIAVGAAMTGLRPIIEGMNMGFLLLAFNQISNNAGMLRYTSGGNFKIPMVIRGPGGVGRQLGAEHSQRLEAYFQAVPGLKIVACSTPYNAKGLLKAAIRDDNPVLFFEHVLLYNLKENLPETEYVLPLDKAEVVRQGKDVTIVTYSRMRYHVLQALKTLEKEGYDPEVIDLISLKPLDFDTIGASVRKTHRVIIVEECMRTGGIGAELTASINDRLFDELDAPVLRLSSQDIPTPYNGNLERLTIIQPEQIVEAVQKMVALRV; translated from the coding sequence ATGGCAGAAACACTATTTTTTAACGCCCTGCGGGAAGCCATTGATGAAGAAATGGCACGCGATTCTAGCGTATTTGTTCTGGGTGAAGACGTAGGACAGTACGGTGGCTCCTATAAAGTTACCAAAGATCTATACGAAAAGTATGGTGAACTGCGAGTTTTAGATACCCCCATTGCCGAAAATAGCTTTACTGGGATAGCTGTAGGGGCAGCGATGACGGGGCTAAGACCTATTATTGAAGGCATGAACATGGGCTTTTTGCTCTTGGCTTTCAATCAAATCTCTAACAACGCCGGGATGTTGCGCTACACTTCCGGTGGTAACTTCAAAATTCCCATGGTGATTCGTGGCCCTGGTGGTGTGGGTAGACAGTTGGGTGCAGAACATTCTCAGCGACTGGAAGCTTATTTCCAAGCTGTTCCAGGGTTGAAAATTGTGGCCTGTTCCACACCATATAACGCCAAAGGACTGCTCAAAGCAGCAATCCGCGATGATAACCCAGTGTTATTTTTTGAACACGTTTTGCTTTATAACTTAAAAGAAAATCTGCCAGAAACAGAATATGTACTACCACTGGATAAAGCAGAAGTAGTACGTCAAGGCAAAGACGTGACAATTGTTACCTATTCTCGGATGCGGTATCACGTCCTGCAAGCCCTAAAAACTCTTGAAAAAGAAGGATATGATCCAGAAGTTATTGACCTAATATCTCTCAAACCTTTAGATTTTGATACTATTGGTGCATCCGTGCGTAAGACTCACCGTGTAATTATCGTCGAAGAGTGCATGAGAACTGGGGGTATTGGTGCAGAATTAACCGCTTCCATTAATGACAGGTTATTTGATGAATTAGATGCACCTGTATTAAGGCTTTCTTCTCAAGATATTCCCACACCATATAACGGTAATTTGGAGCGATTGACAATTATCCAACCAGAGCAAATCGTGGAAGCAGTCCAAAAAATGGTAGCTTTGCGAGTTTAG